GACCGCCGATGCGCATCGATGCGAATAAACCACGTGCGTCGTAACGGTCGTACGAATGGTCCGGGACCCGATCGCCTCGGAGTCGACGCCGTCGGCGGAGGAGATCTGCGCTGCGCTTGACGATCCCGACTGTCGAGAAATTATCCGGAACCTCGAGGAGCCGATGACGGCGTCGGAGCTGACGGACCGATGCGAGATCCCGCAATCGACGCTGTATCGGAAGCTCGAGTTGCTGACCGAATCGACGCTGCTCGAGGAATCGACCGAAATCAGGCGTGACGGCCACCACGCGAGCAAGTACTCGATCGCGTTCGAGGAGATTACGCTGTCGCTGGACGAGGAGCGCCGGCTGACGGTGCAGATCGATCGGCCGGCGCGGACGGCGGACGAGCGGCTCGCCGAGCTGTGGTCGGAGGTGCGAAAGGAGACATGACAGGAGAATCAACGATCGAAATCGCAGTCGCCCTGGCGGTCGTCAAGACGATCATACTCGTCGTCGGGGGAATCATTACGTATTTCGCGTTCAAGGCGTATCGGCGGACGAGACAGCGGGCGCTCGGGTACCTTGCGGTAGGATTCGGGCTCGTGACGCTCGGCTTCGTCCTCGCGGGGATGTTCGACCTGCTTCTCGACGTCGAGTTGGTGTTGGGAGTGCTCCTCGAGAGCCTGCTCGTGCTCGCGGGCTTTCTCGTGATCGCGTACTCGTTGTACGTCCAGTAGCGGTCGGCGTTTCGTCGTCTTCTCGTCGTCTCTCGAGACGGTAATCCGGATGTGAGACGCGGTAAAATCGTGTTACGCCACGAAACAAGCCAACGGGTGCGGCACGTTCGAAACGCCGAGTACTAACAGACAGTAAAATACCGGTCGGGGGCCGTACGCGGTGAGTTACGCTTCGTATCCGGCGTCGTCCATGACCTCGGTGAACTCGTCGGTTTCCATCGCGTCCTCGTAGACGATGGCGGTCGCCATGCCGCCGGGGTAGGCGCCGTCGGTGGTGACGTGGTCGACCTTGTGGCAGTGGACGGGGTAGATGCCGGGTTCGGAGTCCGCTTCGAACTCGAGGGTGACGCGCTCGGCAGGGGCGATGCCGACGACGTCCTCCTGGTACCGTGCGGCCTCCGGGATCGGGCTGCCGTCCTTCTCGACGACGGTGAAGCGGTGGCCGTGGGTGTGGAACGCGTGCTGTTCGTAGCCCGCGTTGACGACGTGGACGCGCACGGTGTCGCCGGCGCCGACCACGAGCGGCGAGCCGAGTTCGGGGTTGAAGGTCGCGGGGGCGCTCCGCCCGTTGACGGTGTAGAGGTTCGGGGACCGGTCGCCCGCGTCGTAGTCGGCGTCGCCGCCGGCTTCCCGCTCGTGGAGCCGGCTATCCCACTCACGGAGCGTCAGGAAGTACTCCTGGTCCGGCGGCGTGTAGCCTTCGGGGTCGACCCGGAGGATGCCGTACATCCCCATGTCCAGGTGGTTGTGGGTCTGGACGTGGCAGTGGTAGAAGTGCGTTCCGGGGACGTCGCCCTCGAGTTCGTAGGTGTGGCTCTCGCCGGGCTGTACGTCGATCCGGGTCGAGATCGGGGCGCCGTCGTCGCGCCAGGATTTGCCGACCCCGTGGACGTGGACGGTGTGCGGGCGGTCGTGTTCGGTGTTCTCGAAGGAGAGTTCGAACGTCTCGCCCTCCTGCATGCGGTAGATCGGACCGGGGACGCTCGGCTCGAGGTCGTCGGCCTGCCAGGCCCAGACCTCGGGGAGTTCCACGGGGCCGCCCTTCGCCTCGTCGGTGACGAGCTGGTGGCGCGCGGGGACGGTCCGGAGCGTCGACTGGTGATCCTGTTCGGCGAGGTCGACGATCTGCGGCGGTGCGGTGTACTCGTAGTCGGTCAGCGGCGCGTCCTCGTCGGACGTGTCGTCGGTATCGTTAGATTCCGGCTCGTCACCGCCGGCGGCGTCGCCGCTCGAGAGCGCAGAGAGACAGCCCGCGAGCGATCCGAGCGCACCTGTACCCGCGATCGAAAGCACGGCTCGGCGTCGCAGTCCGGAAGCGGAGGGTGTGTTAGACGTCATTGTCTTACTCGAAGAGAAGGGACGCCTACTGAAGGCGTGATACCCTATTTCCCAGGGGGTGGGAACTTAAGTAACCGTACGAACGTCTTCGGAGAGAAACCGGGTGAGACCGACGAGTTAGAAGGACGGACGGCGGGCCGTCGGCGGTGGGTCGCCGATCAGCGATTGAGCGTATGAATCGCACGACCGAGCGCGTTCTCGGCGGCCTCCATGACCGATTCGGAGAGGGTCGGATGGGCGTGGACCGTCGAGGCGACGTCCTCGAGCGTCGCGCCGAGTTCGACTGCGAGGCCGAGTTCGCCGACGAGTTCGGACGCCTCGGGGCCGACGATGGAGGCGCCGAGCAGGTAGCCGTCGTCGGATTCGGCGACGACCTTGACGAAGCCGTCGCTCTCGCCGGTCGTCAGCGCGCGACCGCTGGCCCGGAAGGGGAACACGCCGGTAACGGGGTCGAATCCGGCTTCTTCCGCGTCGGATTCGGTCATCCCGACGGTCGCGATCTCGGGATCGGTGAAGACGACGGCGGGCATCGCCTGGTGGTCGATCGCCGCGGGTTCGCCGGCGATGACCGCGGCGGCGACCTGTCCCTCCGCGCTGCCCTTGTGGGCGAGCATCGGTTCGCCGGCGACGTCGCCGACGGCGAAGATGTGCTCGACGTTCGTCCGCGCCTGCGAGTCGGTGTCGATGAAGCCGCGGTCGTCGGTCTCGACGCCCGCTTCGGCAAGGTCGAGCGTATCGGAGACGGGTTCTCGGCCGACCGCGACGAGCACCTTCTCGGCGTCGAGCTCGAGGGGCTCGGCTTCGGCGTCCGTGTCCGCGTCCGTCTCACCGGCTGCAGCGCCGCCGTCGGCGGCGGCCCGATCTGCCGGTTCGGCGACGACCCGAATGCCGTCGCCGTCGTCTCGCTCGGTCCACTCAGAGGCCGTGTAGCCGAACTCGAACTCGATTCCCAGGTCCTCGGCCCGCTGTTTCACCGGGCGCTTGAGGTCGTCGTCGTATCCGGGGAGAATCGAGTCGAGCATCTCGATC
The DNA window shown above is from Halopiger xanaduensis SH-6 and carries:
- a CDS encoding DUF7521 family protein, which produces MTGESTIEIAVALAVVKTIILVVGGIITYFAFKAYRRTRQRALGYLAVGFGLVTLGFVLAGMFDLLLDVELVLGVLLESLLVLAGFLVIAYSLYVQ
- the lpdA gene encoding dihydrolipoyl dehydrogenase, with product MVVGDVTTGTDVLVIGAGPAGYVAAIRAGQLDQDVTLVEKDAYGGTCLNYGCIPSKALITATDIAHEARHAEEMGIHADPAIDLAGMVGWKDDVVDQLTGGVEKLCKANGVNLLEGTATFTGENTVRVSHSGEGQGSETLEFEHAVVATGSRPIEIPNFEYGDEPVLNSRQALALESVPDSLVVVGAGYIGMELASVFAKLGTDVTVIEMLDSILPGYDDDLKRPVKQRAEDLGIEFEFGYTASEWTERDDGDGIRVVAEPADRAAADGGAAAGETDADTDAEAEPLELDAEKVLVAVGREPVSDTLDLAEAGVETDDRGFIDTDSQARTNVEHIFAVGDVAGEPMLAHKGSAEGQVAAAVIAGEPAAIDHQAMPAVVFTDPEIATVGMTESDAEEAGFDPVTGVFPFRASGRALTTGESDGFVKVVAESDDGYLLGASIVGPEASELVGELGLAVELGATLEDVASTVHAHPTLSESVMEAAENALGRAIHTLNR
- a CDS encoding winged helix-turn-helix domain-containing protein, with amino-acid sequence MVRDPIASESTPSAEEICAALDDPDCREIIRNLEEPMTASELTDRCEIPQSTLYRKLELLTESTLLEESTEIRRDGHHASKYSIAFEEITLSLDEERRLTVQIDRPARTADERLAELWSEVRKET
- a CDS encoding multicopper oxidase domain-containing protein, which encodes MTSNTPSASGLRRRAVLSIAGTGALGSLAGCLSALSSGDAAGGDEPESNDTDDTSDEDAPLTDYEYTAPPQIVDLAEQDHQSTLRTVPARHQLVTDEAKGGPVELPEVWAWQADDLEPSVPGPIYRMQEGETFELSFENTEHDRPHTVHVHGVGKSWRDDGAPISTRIDVQPGESHTYELEGDVPGTHFYHCHVQTHNHLDMGMYGILRVDPEGYTPPDQEYFLTLREWDSRLHEREAGGDADYDAGDRSPNLYTVNGRSAPATFNPELGSPLVVGAGDTVRVHVVNAGYEQHAFHTHGHRFTVVEKDGSPIPEAARYQEDVVGIAPAERVTLEFEADSEPGIYPVHCHKVDHVTTDGAYPGGMATAIVYEDAMETDEFTEVMDDAGYEA